In Pedobacter sp. W3I1, one DNA window encodes the following:
- a CDS encoding efflux RND transporter permease subunit, with protein MKITNFAVKNYQFTLIIFLLFAVVGVLTLFTMPRSEDPTIHPPEYLITVIYPGTSPKDMEEQVVKPIENKIYGLENIDKILTTIEDGVAAFQVKFKYGVDIDNKYQEISTEINALKNSALPKDIYLIKTEKISSSDVKILQVALVSDNASDKLLRDEADILKTHLEKITNLKEVKYSGMPEQEIRVDVQLDKLAQMKIPLNIVVGSLQSEAADIPGGSVNLESKVFNVKTSGKFKSTEDVANTVIYNANGKIVYLKDVADVSYKSETVNHITRVNGHRSVLVTAAMKDNVNITKVQEEFLPIVEEFSKRLSANIQLVKTFDQGTMVSQRLGHLGFDFTLAIVLVVITLLPLGFRASLIVMISIPLSLAIALIALNLLGYSLNQLSIVGLVVALGLLVDDSIVVVENIERWLREGHSRMDAVLKGTKQIGVAVAGCTATLVIAFLPLAFLPDSAGEFMRSLPMAVITSVLASMIVALTLVPFMGSRLLKTHTDGEGNFFLKHLQKFLTYSYRGIMPRALKYPKTTIGISLILSVFAFFLFTKAGFKLFPTSEKPMFLINIKMPLQAAIPESDRVTKLVENELKQHKQIVYYTSNVGKGNPQIYYNVHQQDVKPDFAQIFVQMDNEASPHAKVELVKQLREKFKDFPYAKIEVKDFEQGPPIEANIVVRVFGEDPNKLRELSFKVEDLLRKHPGTVYINNELNTYKSDVKIEINKEKARTLGVLTSDIDKVIRIAVAGLTVGDYIDDRGDSRNVVLTLTRDKFSNLDAFKNLYVNNIQGVPVLVSQIAAISFETSPTAINHFNKSRFAKVTSLTKEGVYANDILKDIVPQLDKLKMPPGYYYKLSGEAESEGDTLGGNFLSVILLSTFLFVGVLLLQFKTFKGIIIVLSIIPLGILGGIIMLLITGNPMSMVSIIGFIGLSGIQVKNSLLLVDFTNQLRAEGYSIDDAINKAGETRFLPVVLTSITAICGLIPLAWNPNPLIAPLAIVLIGGLISSTILSRIVTPVMYKLIPPSIESI; from the coding sequence ATGAAGATTACAAATTTTGCCGTCAAAAATTATCAGTTCACCCTCATTATATTTCTGCTGTTTGCAGTAGTTGGTGTACTTACTTTGTTTACAATGCCCCGTTCGGAAGACCCAACTATACATCCACCCGAATATCTTATAACTGTGATCTATCCGGGCACAAGTCCTAAAGATATGGAAGAGCAGGTGGTAAAACCAATTGAAAATAAAATTTACGGTCTGGAGAACATTGACAAAATACTTACTACAATTGAGGATGGTGTAGCGGCATTCCAGGTGAAATTTAAATATGGCGTTGATATAGACAATAAATACCAGGAGATATCAACAGAAATAAACGCCTTAAAAAATAGTGCGCTCCCTAAGGATATCTATTTGATCAAAACAGAAAAAATTTCTTCTTCCGATGTCAAGATTTTACAGGTTGCATTGGTTTCGGACAACGCTTCCGATAAATTGTTGAGAGATGAAGCTGATATCCTGAAAACACACCTGGAGAAAATAACAAACCTGAAAGAAGTCAAGTATTCCGGAATGCCGGAACAGGAAATCCGTGTTGATGTGCAATTGGATAAGCTGGCGCAAATGAAAATTCCGCTCAATATAGTTGTAGGCAGTTTACAAAGTGAAGCAGCGGATATTCCCGGTGGAAGCGTCAACCTTGAGAGTAAAGTTTTTAATGTAAAGACCAGCGGTAAGTTTAAGAGCACTGAGGACGTTGCCAATACCGTTATCTACAACGCCAATGGAAAGATTGTTTATTTGAAGGATGTGGCGGATGTAAGTTATAAAAGCGAAACGGTCAACCATATTACACGGGTGAATGGGCATCGTAGTGTACTGGTTACCGCAGCCATGAAAGACAATGTTAACATAACGAAAGTGCAGGAAGAGTTTTTGCCGATAGTGGAAGAATTTTCTAAAAGATTGTCTGCCAATATTCAGCTTGTCAAAACTTTTGATCAGGGTACTATGGTTTCGCAGCGTTTAGGACATCTTGGATTTGACTTTACCTTAGCCATTGTTTTGGTAGTTATTACCTTATTGCCTTTAGGATTTAGGGCATCACTCATTGTAATGATTTCTATTCCGCTTTCGTTAGCAATAGCGCTTATAGCACTGAATCTATTAGGGTATTCATTAAACCAACTTAGTATTGTTGGGCTCGTTGTGGCTTTGGGATTGTTGGTGGATGACAGTATCGTAGTTGTTGAAAATATAGAAAGATGGCTTAGGGAAGGACATTCACGAATGGATGCTGTTCTGAAAGGCACTAAACAAATAGGTGTAGCAGTTGCTGGATGCACAGCCACTTTGGTAATTGCATTTTTGCCTCTTGCCTTCCTGCCGGATTCAGCCGGTGAATTTATGCGCAGCCTGCCTATGGCTGTTATCACCAGTGTGCTTGCATCAATGATTGTGGCTTTAACGCTCGTCCCTTTCATGGGAAGCCGGTTATTGAAAACACACACAGATGGGGAAGGCAATTTTTTTCTGAAGCACCTGCAAAAATTTCTCACCTACAGTTATCGCGGTATTATGCCACGAGCTTTAAAATATCCTAAAACAACCATTGGAATATCATTAATACTTAGTGTTTTCGCTTTTTTCTTATTTACAAAAGCAGGATTCAAACTTTTCCCCACTTCTGAAAAGCCAATGTTCCTGATCAATATCAAAATGCCATTGCAGGCTGCTATTCCTGAAAGTGATCGTGTGACTAAACTTGTAGAAAATGAACTAAAGCAACACAAACAGATTGTATATTATACAAGCAATGTGGGCAAAGGAAACCCTCAAATATATTACAACGTACACCAACAGGATGTTAAGCCCGACTTTGCCCAGATTTTTGTACAGATGGATAATGAGGCAAGTCCTCACGCTAAAGTAGAGTTGGTTAAGCAGCTAAGGGAAAAGTTTAAAGATTTTCCTTATGCCAAAATTGAAGTGAAAGATTTTGAACAGGGCCCCCCGATAGAAGCCAACATAGTTGTAAGAGTATTTGGTGAAGACCCAAATAAGTTGCGTGAGCTTTCCTTTAAAGTGGAAGATCTGTTACGCAAACATCCAGGAACTGTTTACATCAATAATGAACTAAACACCTACAAGTCGGATGTTAAAATAGAAATAAACAAAGAAAAAGCCCGCACGTTAGGTGTGCTAACAAGTGATATTGATAAAGTAATTCGAATTGCCGTAGCGGGATTAACCGTGGGTGACTATATAGATGACAGAGGTGATTCACGCAATGTTGTTTTGACGCTTACCAGGGATAAATTCTCAAATTTGGATGCATTCAAAAACCTGTATGTAAATAATATACAAGGTGTTCCGGTATTGGTCAGTCAGATCGCAGCCATTTCCTTTGAGACATCGCCTACAGCCATCAATCATTTCAATAAATCCCGTTTCGCAAAGGTTACCTCTCTAACCAAGGAAGGTGTATATGCGAACGATATACTCAAGGACATTGTTCCGCAACTCGACAAACTTAAAATGCCGCCAGGCTACTATTACAAGCTATCGGGTGAAGCGGAATCGGAAGGTGATACACTTGGTGGGAATTTCCTGTCGGTTATCCTGTTAAGTACATTCCTTTTTGTTGGAGTTCTATTACTACAATTTAAAACGTTCAAAGGCATCATCATTGTACTATCTATTATTCCACTGGGGATTTTGGGCGGTATTATAATGCTATTGATCACCGGCAATCCGATGTCAATGGTTTCTATCATTGGTTTCATTGGCTTGTCCGGTATACAAGTCAAGAATTCGCTGTTACTCGTTGATTTTACCAACCAGTTACGGGCTGAAGGATATAGTATAGACGATGCAATTAATAAAGCAGGAGAAACCCGTTTCTTACCGGTTGTGCTGACGTCCATAACAGCTATTTGCGGATTAATTCCCCTTGCCTGGAATCCCAATCCACTTATCGCTCCATTGGCGATTGTGCTGATCGGTGGATTGATCAGTTCAACCATTCTTTCAAGAATTGTGACGCCTGTTATGTATAAGCTTATACCACCTTCCATTGAAAGTATTTAA
- a CDS encoding TetR/AcrR family transcriptional regulator: MGIIERKQKEKQEMRQRILNGARKVFLQNGYQQTSMRNIASEISYSAGMIYFHFKDKGEIFQHLHKEGFALLLKQFRVLDSVKDPFERLKALGMVFIEFAQENRDYYNLMFLVEEPIKNSEDSGFQIAKEAIKHIHDLVIECQNAGRFKDMDTEYLTFMILSVTHGICALFCKDRTVSFENKTNKELMENGYASFVALLEKG, translated from the coding sequence ATGGGCATAATAGAAAGAAAGCAAAAAGAGAAACAGGAAATGCGACAACGCATCTTGAATGGTGCGAGAAAGGTATTTCTTCAGAACGGCTATCAACAGACCAGTATGCGTAATATTGCCAGTGAGATCAGCTATAGTGCGGGAATGATCTATTTCCATTTCAAGGATAAGGGCGAAATCTTTCAACATCTTCATAAGGAAGGATTTGCTTTATTGCTCAAACAATTTCGGGTACTTGACTCTGTAAAAGATCCATTTGAGCGCTTGAAGGCCCTAGGCATGGTGTTTATTGAATTTGCCCAAGAGAACAGGGATTATTATAACCTGATGTTCCTGGTAGAAGAACCCATAAAAAATTCAGAAGATAGCGGTTTCCAGATTGCGAAGGAAGCAATAAAGCACATACATGATCTGGTAATTGAGTGCCAAAATGCTGGTCGCTTTAAAGATATGGATACGGAGTACCTAACCTTTATGATTCTGTCTGTTACCCATGGCATCTGCGCACTTTTCTGTAAGGACAGGACGGTCAGTTTTGAAAACAAGACCAACAAGGAACTGATGGAGAACGGCTACGCAAGCTTTGTTGCCCTACTGGAAAAAGGCTAG
- a CDS encoding efflux RND transporter periplasmic adaptor subunit gives MKKIQLTLIALTSILFACKEKPKNTNPLGQPDIISVRVAPVSLFGSTKSIQATGLVATENEANYSFKIGGVIRSILVDEGQFFKKGQLLATLNTTEVAAGLAQANLGVDKAARDYARAVNLYRDSVFTLEQLQNTKTALDVAKKTSEATAFNLRYAQIYAASDGFVSQKIASEGEVIGPGMPVLAINETKQNNNYILKIGVTDREWATINPGQTATVTLDGYADKKFEAFVFRKSQAADPTLGSFQVELKLKLNDIKPAVGMFGKAEIATNQDENVKVIPYGSLVEADGDKAFVFTPDGANKVRKIPVIISRFDNQQVYLKDGLEGVKEIVVSNSAYLNEKSTIKIIR, from the coding sequence ATGAAGAAGATCCAACTTACATTAATTGCGCTTACATCCATTTTGTTCGCCTGCAAGGAAAAGCCAAAAAATACAAATCCCCTGGGCCAGCCGGATATCATTTCGGTGAGGGTTGCCCCAGTTTCCTTATTTGGTTCAACCAAGTCAATCCAGGCCACTGGCCTGGTTGCTACAGAAAATGAGGCCAATTATTCATTTAAGATTGGCGGGGTAATCAGGAGCATACTGGTTGATGAGGGGCAGTTCTTTAAAAAAGGACAGTTGCTTGCCACATTGAACACTACCGAAGTCGCGGCCGGCCTGGCACAGGCAAATCTGGGTGTGGACAAGGCTGCACGGGATTACGCCAGAGCGGTAAACCTTTACAGGGACAGTGTATTTACACTTGAACAGCTTCAGAATACCAAGACGGCACTGGATGTCGCAAAAAAAACCAGTGAGGCAACCGCCTTTAACCTGCGCTATGCCCAAATCTATGCTGCATCTGATGGTTTTGTGAGCCAGAAGATAGCCAGTGAAGGGGAAGTGATCGGGCCTGGTATGCCAGTGCTAGCCATTAACGAAACAAAGCAAAATAACAACTACATACTTAAAATTGGCGTAACTGACCGGGAGTGGGCAACGATCAATCCTGGACAAACGGCAACAGTGACGCTGGATGGGTATGCTGATAAGAAATTTGAGGCCTTCGTATTTCGTAAATCACAAGCGGCAGATCCTACACTTGGCTCCTTTCAGGTAGAACTGAAATTGAAATTAAACGACATAAAACCGGCAGTGGGCATGTTTGGCAAAGCGGAGATAGCTACAAACCAGGATGAAAATGTCAAGGTTATCCCATATGGATCGTTAGTAGAAGCGGATGGTGATAAGGCATTCGTATTCACACCTGATGGAGCCAATAAGGTCAGGAAAATTCCGGTAATTATTTCAAGGTTCGACAATCAACAGGTTTATCTAAAAGATGGACTTGAAGGAGTGAAAGAAATTGTGGTATCCAATAGTGCCTATCTCAACGAAAAATCTACAATAAAAATCATCAGGTAA
- a CDS encoding isoprenylcysteine carboxylmethyltransferase family protein, with protein sequence MNTSIPRIPPPIYFLIGLIVMILLSSFIPIGRWLHYPWRYLGIIFLVLGFSLSLGSGLYFRRLGTNPRPGAKATLIVTTGPFKYTRNPMYLGLTTMLIGIAVLLGTFSPVLVVPIFFILVQTQFVLREEKLMEQWFGQPYLEYKKKTPRWLI encoded by the coding sequence ATGAACACTTCAATACCTCGTATTCCTCCTCCAATTTATTTTCTTATAGGATTAATTGTGATGATATTACTCAGTTCATTTATTCCAATCGGACGCTGGTTGCATTACCCTTGGAGATACCTTGGTATCATATTTCTTGTTTTAGGATTTTCTCTCAGTCTTGGGAGCGGCTTATATTTCCGAAGATTAGGAACAAATCCTCGTCCCGGCGCTAAAGCAACTTTAATTGTCACTACAGGACCTTTTAAGTACACAAGAAACCCAATGTATTTGGGGTTAACCACAATGCTGATCGGTATTGCGGTACTTTTAGGGACATTTTCACCTGTGCTTGTAGTTCCCATATTCTTTATCCTCGTGCAAACACAATTTGTATTACGAGAAGAGAAATTGATGGAACAGTGGTTTGGCCAACCATACTTAGAATATAAAAAGAAGACTCCGAGGTGGTTAATTTAA
- a CDS encoding LptF/LptG family permease, translating to MHLLLIKAFVKPFIATFFVMMFILLMFFLFKWIDDLIGKGFEWYTILELMYYASAANVSMALPLSVLLSSIMTFGTLGENYELVAIKSAGISLQKAMRPLFVVILMLTIASFFFANYMLPKANLKFGSLLYDIRNKKLSFLIKPGVFNNAIPGYAIRVDSKEEDGTLHNIMIYDHRENNGIPKVILAKEGKMNKTADGKYLVLNLKNGVQYEEQSSKNGMYNPRQIFTRNRFKETSPRFDMSSFDGSTTDPNAFGNSTPMLNLKGIVKKRDSLTKQLDTMKMRTIANLTSNFKQFNVTKGYTSIKAVPKKIDDVILKSIPNGSRKLALDNANNTVANIMQHVPNWGPRQTDLTGEIIFTTVEYQRKFTLAASCILLFFIGAPLGAIIRKGGMGLPVVVAICFFLVYHIITTVAEKSAREGNLNPIFGMWIAVIVLSPLAAFLTYKATVDSALFDVNYYKQLFLKLFKKKEK from the coding sequence ATACATCTTCTATTAATAAAAGCATTTGTGAAGCCATTCATAGCAACATTTTTTGTTATGATGTTTATTCTATTAATGTTTTTTCTGTTTAAATGGATTGATGATTTAATTGGAAAAGGTTTCGAATGGTACACCATTCTGGAGCTGATGTATTACGCCTCGGCAGCCAATGTATCAATGGCGCTGCCACTATCGGTACTGCTTTCTTCCATCATGACTTTTGGTACACTCGGCGAAAATTATGAGCTGGTGGCCATTAAATCGGCAGGTATTTCTTTGCAGAAAGCCATGCGCCCCCTGTTTGTGGTGATTTTGATGCTCACCATAGCCTCCTTCTTTTTTGCCAACTATATGCTGCCCAAAGCCAACCTGAAATTTGGCTCGCTACTGTACGATATCAGGAATAAAAAACTTTCATTTTTAATCAAACCAGGGGTTTTTAACAACGCCATTCCGGGTTATGCCATCCGTGTTGATTCGAAAGAGGAAGACGGTACCTTGCACAATATCATGATTTACGATCACCGCGAGAATAACGGAATTCCGAAGGTAATTCTGGCGAAAGAGGGTAAAATGAACAAAACCGCCGATGGTAAATATTTGGTGCTTAACCTTAAAAATGGCGTGCAGTACGAAGAGCAATCTTCGAAAAACGGCATGTATAACCCGCGGCAGATTTTTACGCGGAACCGTTTTAAAGAAACCTCACCGCGTTTCGATATGTCGTCTTTTGATGGCAGTACCACCGATCCGAATGCATTTGGAAACAGTACGCCCATGTTAAACCTGAAAGGGATTGTTAAAAAGCGCGACTCACTGACCAAGCAATTGGATACCATGAAAATGCGAACCATTGCCAATCTCACCAGCAACTTCAAACAGTTTAATGTGACTAAAGGTTATACAAGTATAAAAGCTGTTCCGAAAAAGATTGATGATGTAATACTGAAGAGTATTCCTAACGGATCGCGGAAACTGGCCCTTGATAATGCAAACAATACGGTTGCGAATATTATGCAGCACGTACCCAACTGGGGCCCGCGCCAAACCGATTTAACCGGCGAAATTATTTTTACCACCGTAGAGTACCAACGTAAATTTACCCTGGCTGCGTCTTGCATCCTGTTGTTTTTTATTGGTGCGCCATTAGGTGCCATTATTAGAAAAGGAGGGATGGGTTTACCCGTTGTGGTGGCCATTTGCTTCTTCTTAGTGTACCACATTATTACCACGGTGGCCGAAAAGTCGGCTCGCGAAGGTAATTTGAACCCAATCTTCGGGATGTGGATTGCCGTAATTGTTTTATCGCCTCTGGCGGCCTTTTTAACCTATAAAGCTACCGTAGATTCGGCCTTATTTGATGTAAATTACTACAAGCAACTCTTCCTCAAACTATTTAAAAAGAAGGAAAAATAG
- a CDS encoding TolC family protein, with protein sequence MINIFKDLPKKTTFGVLLFCMIFMAKQSSAQKQLNSYIQQGLVSNESIKEQEFLLKRSIYALQEAKSMFLPSVTFSTTYTKADGGRTIDFPTGDLFNAAYATLNQLTGSNSFPQLQNQSILLNPDNFYDAKFRTSLPILNAELVYNKRIKSQQVDIQKAEVLMYKRELVKEIKTAYYNYLKATNAIRIYQSFLKLLEEGERVNQSLFNNNKINRTAVIRSQNEVSKINASLIAAQKTEEAARYYFNFLLNRPLTDTILTDDVPSLPAQDNLLIGDVSSREELAKLEIAKGINQNLTGLAKSYLIPKIGTSLDLGSQGFDWKFNDKSRYYLLGVSLEWNLFSSGRNNYKIRQSIASEQATSAQTDHVAQQLLTELNVRRANLQSAVAQYKAAQSQLKTSQTYYNDMTKLYKEGMAIYIELLDAQNQWVDAQLQSNIALFDTWVSFTAIERANASFNLQ encoded by the coding sequence ATGATTAATATATTTAAAGATTTACCAAAAAAAACAACTTTCGGCGTGCTGCTATTTTGCATGATTTTCATGGCGAAACAATCAAGCGCCCAGAAGCAATTGAACAGCTATATCCAACAGGGGCTGGTTTCAAATGAAAGCATCAAAGAGCAGGAATTTCTGCTGAAAAGGAGCATCTATGCGCTCCAAGAGGCAAAAAGCATGTTCCTTCCAAGTGTAACCTTCTCGACCACCTATACAAAGGCCGATGGGGGAAGGACTATCGACTTCCCAACAGGTGATCTTTTTAATGCCGCCTATGCCACACTGAACCAGCTTACCGGGAGCAATTCCTTTCCACAACTCCAGAACCAGAGCATACTACTGAACCCCGATAACTTCTACGATGCCAAGTTCCGCACGAGCCTTCCCATCCTAAATGCAGAGCTGGTGTATAACAAAAGGATTAAATCCCAACAGGTGGATATTCAGAAAGCAGAAGTGCTCATGTACAAACGTGAATTGGTCAAGGAAATCAAGACGGCATATTATAATTATCTCAAGGCCACCAATGCCATCCGTATCTATCAATCATTTCTGAAACTGCTCGAAGAGGGTGAAAGGGTAAACCAGAGCCTCTTCAACAACAACAAGATCAACCGTACGGCGGTGATCCGTAGCCAGAATGAAGTGTCAAAGATAAATGCATCGCTTATAGCTGCCCAAAAAACAGAGGAAGCTGCCCGATACTACTTCAATTTCCTTTTGAACAGACCACTGACCGATACAATCCTGACCGATGACGTTCCATCGTTGCCAGCACAGGACAATCTGTTGATAGGTGATGTAAGCAGCCGTGAGGAACTGGCAAAACTGGAGATCGCCAAAGGGATCAACCAAAACCTTACCGGTCTTGCTAAATCCTATCTCATACCAAAAATCGGTACCTCGCTGGATCTGGGATCACAGGGTTTCGACTGGAAGTTTAACGACAAGAGCCGATATTATCTACTGGGGGTTTCATTGGAATGGAATCTGTTCTCTTCTGGACGAAACAATTATAAGATCAGGCAGTCCATTGCCAGTGAACAGGCCACATCGGCACAGACCGATCACGTGGCACAGCAACTACTTACCGAACTGAATGTGCGCAGGGCAAACCTGCAAAGTGCTGTCGCACAGTATAAGGCGGCACAGTCACAGCTAAAGACCAGCCAGACCTATTATAACGACATGACCAAACTTTATAAGGAGGGGATGGCCATATATATTGAGCTGCTTGATGCCCAGAATCAGTGGGTAGATGCCCAGCTACAATCCAACATTGCATTATTTGATACCTGGGTATCGTTCACGGCAATTGAGCGTGCGAATGCCAGCTTTAACCTACAATAA
- a CDS encoding START-like domain-containing protein gives MAEKKKFTLEYEVRSSPRILYSFISEPNGLSQWFADDVNFRDQVYTFTWDDEQQKAKLVSIKENKLVKFKWLDDEPQCYFEMEIVQDELTNDVALSITDFTTDELLAEKKLIWDNQIDYLISVLGA, from the coding sequence ATGGCAGAAAAGAAAAAATTTACACTAGAGTACGAAGTTAGATCGTCACCAAGAATATTGTATAGTTTTATAAGTGAGCCAAACGGCTTATCGCAATGGTTTGCGGACGATGTGAATTTCCGCGATCAGGTGTATACTTTTACCTGGGATGATGAGCAGCAAAAAGCAAAACTGGTTTCCATTAAAGAAAATAAGCTGGTTAAATTTAAGTGGCTTGATGACGAACCTCAATGTTATTTTGAGATGGAAATTGTACAGGATGAACTAACCAATGATGTTGCCCTCTCGATTACTGATTTTACTACCGATGAGCTTCTAGCAGAGAAAAAATTAATCTGGGATAACCAGATCGATTATCTGATTAGCGTATTGGGTGCATAA
- a CDS encoding SDR family oxidoreductase, with protein sequence MKQYILITGASSGIGYEMAQQLAALEYNLILTARNEDKLLAMQQELTIRYGIDVHYIPKDLGRTEQAAQLFDDIKRGGYQVSHLVNNAGLGDYGSFLETSLEKELEMIDLNISSLVILTKLFAKDMAARKSGRIMNVSSVLAYLPFPYMSVYSATKAFVLAFSQTLAAELEGTGVVVTTLAPGTTETAFVSPEMRETNLLKSNKPTPVKTVATEGVNLLLHGKGKKIVGFQNRFNSILAGILPDSVMMKVKMKLASAK encoded by the coding sequence ATGAAACAATACATTCTAATAACCGGAGCATCATCTGGAATTGGTTACGAAATGGCCCAACAGCTTGCGGCTTTAGAATACAATCTAATCCTCACTGCCCGCAACGAGGATAAGCTGCTAGCTATGCAGCAGGAATTAACTATCAGATACGGAATTGATGTGCACTACATACCCAAAGACTTAGGCAGAACAGAGCAAGCGGCTCAGTTATTTGATGATATCAAGAGAGGCGGCTATCAGGTATCTCATTTGGTTAACAATGCAGGATTGGGCGACTATGGAAGTTTTCTGGAAACCTCACTGGAAAAGGAGTTGGAAATGATTGATCTCAATATCAGCAGCCTAGTTATCCTTACCAAATTGTTTGCAAAAGACATGGCAGCCCGAAAGTCAGGCAGGATTATGAACGTGTCTTCAGTGCTTGCATATTTGCCTTTCCCTTATATGTCGGTCTATTCCGCTACCAAGGCTTTTGTCTTAGCCTTTTCACAGACACTTGCCGCCGAACTGGAAGGAACCGGCGTAGTGGTTACCACACTGGCTCCCGGTACAACCGAAACCGCTTTTGTTTCGCCGGAAATGAGGGAGACCAATCTGCTGAAATCCAATAAGCCTACCCCAGTAAAGACAGTGGCTACCGAAGGAGTGAATCTTTTGCTACACGGAAAAGGAAAGAAAATTGTCGGTTTTCAAAACCGGTTTAATTCTATTTTAGCAGGAATACTGCCAGACTCGGTGATGATGAAAGTAAAGATGAAGCTGGCAAGTGCCAAGTGA
- a CDS encoding NAD(P)/FAD-dependent oxidoreductase: MTDNKNFDVIIVGGSYAGLSAAMALGRALRNVLIIDSGLPCNRQTPHSHNFITQDGEKPSVIAEKAKNEVLKYDTVKFITDLAVKSTKTDKGFEISTQSGKIFSAEKLVFATGLKDKMPNIEGFSECWGITVLHCPYCHGYEVRNQKTGIFANGYGAFHLARLIRNWTKDLTIFTNGKPELTQEQTDEIKRHNISIVEKEITSLKHKDGVVEEIVFSDNTTFQLKVIYSRPPFEQHCKIPESLGCELSEQGLVKVDAFQKTTVDNIFACGDSTNPLRSVPYAVSTGSNTGVFLNNALVEEEF, encoded by the coding sequence ATGACGGATAACAAAAATTTTGACGTAATCATAGTTGGCGGAAGCTATGCAGGACTTTCGGCAGCGATGGCTTTGGGACGAGCATTAAGAAATGTTCTGATCATTGACAGCGGTTTGCCTTGTAACCGACAAACACCTCACTCGCATAACTTCATTACGCAAGACGGAGAAAAACCAAGTGTTATTGCGGAAAAAGCAAAAAATGAAGTGTTGAAATACGACACGGTAAAATTCATAACTGACCTTGCCGTTAAGAGTACAAAAACCGATAAGGGATTTGAGATTTCAACTCAATCAGGAAAAATATTTTCTGCTGAAAAACTGGTTTTCGCAACAGGGTTAAAAGATAAAATGCCAAACATCGAGGGGTTTTCTGAATGTTGGGGAATTACAGTGCTTCATTGTCCCTATTGCCACGGATATGAAGTAAGGAATCAAAAAACAGGGATTTTTGCAAATGGATATGGTGCATTTCATCTGGCTCGGCTTATTCGTAACTGGACAAAGGATCTGACGATATTTACCAATGGAAAACCGGAACTGACACAGGAGCAAACTGACGAAATCAAAAGACACAATATTTCAATAGTTGAAAAGGAAATCACCTCATTGAAACACAAAGACGGAGTAGTTGAAGAAATAGTTTTTTCAGATAATACAACTTTTCAACTAAAAGTTATCTATTCAAGACCTCCTTTTGAACAACACTGTAAAATCCCCGAATCATTGGGCTGTGAATTGTCAGAACAGGGACTTGTCAAAGTAGATGCATTTCAGAAAACAACAGTAGACAATATATTCGCTTGTGGAGACAGTACCAATCCTCTTCGTTCTGTACCATATGCTGTATCAACAGGGAGTAACACAGGCGTGTTTTTAAATAACGCTTTGGTAGAAGAAGAATTTTAA